A stretch of DNA from Saccharomycodes ludwigii strain NBRC 1722 chromosome I, whole genome shotgun sequence:
TTCTTTCATTTAATTGTAATTACAATATCGTCTACCTTGGATAAACTATCAGCAAGCCCATTTTCATTGTTACTACCCTTTGTTTCCAATGTAACCAAATCTCTGGAGGCCAACTGcaataaagaataaaaagtattaCTTATCAATGCTTTACTTTCTTTCTTCCCTCCTGTATTCTTATCAATagttttttgctttttggTACTAGCATTACCATTATCCGAAGTTATTAACAAATCAACAACTTTATCCATGGTTGTAATATTCATTCTAGTACTAGAAACATCAATACTAGCTTTAACCAAATCGTATAATTTCATACTCTCTCTGTTTACAAAACTTATGCTAGGttgctttttttgttgtatttCACTAAACAAATCACTACTGTTTTCATAATAATCAGCGTTTTTGTTGTGCATAGCACTATTTGGTTTGCTGATAGAGCTGGATCTAATTTGTAAATCAATATCTAACACATCATTACCACTATTCTTGTTGACATGTGGTTGTAAATTACTTGAGAAATACCCATCAAATGAAGATAATTCATCAATTTCTTCCAACTCCTTAATACCaccgttattattattgccagATATGGAATTCCTTAGCACAtcgttgttattatcttcATCATAGATACTTAATCTTCTACCATATTCTTCTTCAGATACCATGGATCTTGGACTAGAAGGTAATATATGATCATTTCCCTCATTATACCTTTTAACATCTAAAGCATTGTCCTTATTACCCATAATTTTTGGTAGTTTACCATCGTTTCctattgaaaataacacatccattatatttttatttataataaaattggaaGAACTATCACCATCCAATAGTTCTTGaatgttattaaaagtggctaattttttgttcctTTTACGATGAATATTTTTGCTCATTCTATCGATATaattagaattattaaatcttaaatcatcattttttaaacttacAATTACATCCAacttgatttttttataattacaACCTTTGATACTATTAAtgttagtagtagtagtagtagcagcagcagtagtagtagcagtacCGGTACTGTTTTGTTTAGCGTCAACATTTTCTTCTGCTTCCATTTCACTTTTATTACCTGAGTTTGAATTATCATTCACTGATAGTTCATCAGATAAACTAACTTCTTGGTCCACTCCATCAGAATTTGGCCCTCCAACTTTTGCATTTTGCTCTATACCATTACCTTCAAAAGGCGACTCTTCTTTAATGTCAGTAGCATTATAGTTTAGGCTTATACTGACATCACTAAAGCTTCTCTTACGAGACAAGATACTGGTTCCACGACTTCCAACATCAATTAAATCAATATAGTTACTGCCATCGCTTTTTT
This window harbors:
- the REC8 gene encoding Rec8p (similar to Saccharomyces cerevisiae YPR007C | REC8 | RECombination), coding for MTNRPLTTLWLLSTLGGVNINSNKTSGTSSANNNTLNLINSLPRNVQKKDILQISIPETCESILKQELDDSSLKYISNLMFGLTICYNKKNVFLLNDLLNLRAQLKKAIMMEPTTRINKQMNSNNSSSTINMALFDGEFEYKNIFEYQKAQSLILTKNKNGNSNHFLQDDLFFDIQEVGNTSNKFIQQLLNKNDPAHPMNVKENDKNSNIQIRQYDLGLELGAGSDNFGKLTEYSYNSVDLPTNTNNSYEETDDLVGLENDIDFDLDILSQKSDGSNYIDLIDVGSRGTSILSRKRSFSDVSISLNYNATDIKEESPFEGNGIEQNAKVGGPNSDGVDQEVSLSDELSVNDNSNSGNKSEMEAEENVDAKQNSTGTATTTAAATTTTTNINSIKGCNYKKIKLDVIVSLKNDDLRFNNSNYIDRMSKNIHRKRNKKLATFNNIQELLDGDSSSNFIINKNIMDVLFSIGNDGKLPKIMGNKDNALDVKRYNEGNDHILPSSPRSMVSEEEYGRRLSIYDEDNNNDVLRNSISGNNNNGGIKELEEIDELSSFDGYFSSNLQPHVNKNSGNDVLDIDLQIRSSSISKPNSAMHNKNADYYENSSDLFSEIQQKKQPSISFVNRESMKLYDLVKASIDVSSTRMNITTMDKVVDLLITSDNGNASTKKQKTIDKNTGGKKESKALISNTFYSLLQLASRDLVTLETKGSNNENGLADSLSKVDDIVITIK